From Microbacterium sp. 10M-3C3:
ACGGCGACGGCGACCTGAGGGTCGTTCGCCGGGGCGAAACCCGTGAACCACAGCGTGTACGGGCGCGTGTTCCCGTTCTCCGCGGTGCCCGTCTTACCGGCCACGTCGACGCCCTCTATTCTTGCACCGGACGCTGCACCGTCCTGGACATTGGCCACCATCATGGCCACCATCTGGGCGTCGACGTCGGGCTCGATCGCGCGGCCGAACTCACTGTCGCCGAAGGTCTGCTCGACGGTGAGATCGGGCGCGATGACCGAGTCCACGATGCGGGGATTCATGACGACACCGCCGTTGGCGATGCCCGCCGAGACCATCGCCATCTGCAGCGGCGTCGCGCGCACGTCGCCCTGACCGAAGCCGGTGAGCGCCGTCTTGTCGTCGCTGAGCGCCTCGGTCGGATACGTCGACGGGGTGGACGCGAGGGGCAGCTGGGCGCTGGCGGCCGTCGCGCCGGTGGCGAGCGAGAACGACGTGTCGAAGCCGTACTTCTGCGCCTCCTCGCGGATGGCGTCGTCGCCGAGCTCGACCGCGAGCTCGGCCATCGGGATGTTGCAGCTGAGGCGCAGCGCATCCGCGATCGTCACGCTCTCGCCGCCGCCGCACGTGCCGCCGCCCGCGTTGCGGATCGATGTGTTCGTGCCGGGGAGGGTGTACTCCGCGACGTTCGGGAACGTCGACTCGGGCGTGTACTGACCGGAGGCCAGCGCGGCCGACGCGACGACGAGCTTGAACGTCGAGCCCGGCGGGTTGAGGCTGCCGCCGATGCCGCGGTCGTAGAGCGGGTTCGCGGGGTCGGTCACGAGCGTGTTGTAGGTCGCCTCCACGGCGTCGCTGTCGTGGGCCGCGAGCGCGTTCGTGTCGTAGCTGGGGCTCGTCGCGAGGGCGAGGATGCGGCCGGTCTTCGGCTCGATCGCGACCACCGCGCCCTGCAGCGACCCGAGAGCCTCGAACGCCGCGCGCTGCACGTTCGGGTCGACCGTGATCTCGACGTTCGAGCCCCGCGGCGGCTGGCCGGTCACGATGCGGTCGAGGCGCGAGAAGAACTGCGAGTTGCCGGTGCCGCTCAGCTGCTGGTTCAGCGCCTGCTCGAGCCCCGTGGCCGAACCCAGGACGGGATTGATGTAGCCGGTGACGGGCGCCCACATCGGGGCGTCGACGTACGTGCGCTGCCAGCTGTAGACGTCATCGGAGGGCACCGACGAGGCGATCGCGGTGCCCCCGGCGATGATCGAGCCGCGCTGCACCTCGTACGAGTCGTACAGCGCGCGCTTGTTGTTCGGGTCGGCGGCGAGGTTGTCTGCCTGCAGCACCTGGATGACGCTCGTCGAGCCGAACAGCGCGAGGAACATCACGAGCATGAGGATGCTCAGGCGTCGGAGCTCTTTGGTCATCGGTCCCACCCCCTCGGGTGGGACACCCGGCGGTCCCTGAGCAAGCGAGCGGAGCGAGCGCGTCGAAGGGTGGTCATGTCAGCCGATCACCACCCGGGGGCGGCTGCGCACCGCATCGGAGATGCGCAGCAGCAGTGCGACGATGAGCCAGTTCGAGATGAGCGACGATCCGCCCGCGGTGAGGAACGGCGTCGTCAGGCCCGTGAGCGGGATGAGGCGCGTGACGCCGCCGACCATGATGAACACCTGCAGTGCGATCGTGAACGACAGCCCCGTGGCCAGGAGCTTGCCGAAGTCGTCCTGCCCGGCCAGGCCGATGCGGATGCCGCGGCTCGTGAAGACCATGTACAGCGCGAGGATCGCGAAGACGCCGACGAGACCGAGCTCCTCACCGAGGCTCGGGAGGATGTAGTCGCTCTGCGACAGGGGCGTGATGTACGGCCGGCCCTGCCCGAGTCCGGTGCCGACCAATCCGCCTTGCGCGAGCCCGAAGATGCCCTGCACGAGCTGATAGCTGCTGCCGTTGACGAGGTCGGGGTTGAACGCGTCGAGCCAGTTGTCGAAGCGTGCGCCGACGTACGGCAGGACGCGTGACGCGGCGAACGCGCCGCTTCCGGCGAGGACGACGCCCAGGAGCACCCAGCTCGTCTTGCCGGTGGCGACGTACAGCATCGCGACGAACATCCCGAACAGGAGCGTTCCGGTGCCGAGGTCGCGCTGCAGGATGATGATGCCGAGCGAGATCAGCCAGATGATGAGGATCGGGCCGAGCTCCCGGGCCCGCGGCCACGTCATCCACAGGAAGCGCGTGCCGGTGGACGTCAGGCTCTCGCGCGTGCGCACGAGGTAGCCCGCGAAGAAGATCGCGAGGCAGATCTTCGCGATCTCCCCCGGCTGGAACTGGAACAGCCCGCCCACCGACACCCACACGTCGGCGTTCTGGTCCGTGCCGAGGCCCGGTATGAACGGCAGCACGAGCAGCAGCACGCCGGCGAGGCCGAACACGTAGGTGTAGCGGAAGAGCACCCGGTAGTTTTTGAGGAACCACACGATGAGGATCGCGCCGGCCACCGCCAGCGTCGACCACGCGAGCTGCTTCGTCGTCGCCGCATCCCAGCCCGTCGCCGCGCGGGCGATGTCGATGCGGTAGATCTCGGCCATGCCGAGCCCGGTCAGCAGCGTCGCGATCGGCAGGACGAACGGATCGGCGGCGCGCGCGCGCAGCCGCAGCACGACGTGCAGCAGGATCGAGAGGAGGGCGGGGATGCCGCCGAACACGAAGATCTGCACGTCGGGCGTGCGGCCGGTGCCGAACTCCACGAGGGTGACGGCGCCCGCGTTGATGACGAGGGCGAACAGCAGCAGCCCGAGCTCGCGATTGCGCTGGGTCTGCGGCACCCGGATGCGGCGGAGCGCGCGCAGCACGGCCGTGTCGGCCGCGACCGGCTCGGTGCTCCGGGTGAGCGGGGCGTCGGTGCTCATCCTCCCCCTCCCGTGGCGGCCGCAGTCTCCCGCAGCCGCTGGATGATCGACTGCGCGTCGTCGAGGGACGGTGCCGAGATCGTGCGCTCGACCGTCGCGCGGTCGAACTCCGGCAGGTCGGCGAGCGGGATGCCGGTGTCCTCGTACGGCGAGGACAGCTCGATCGGGCCGATCGACTGCTGTACGCCGCGGTAGAGCACGACGGTGTCGGTGTCAGCGCCGACGTAGTAGCGGGTCTGCGTCCACGAGTACGCCGCGAACAGGGCGGCCGCCAGCAGCGCGATCACGACGAAGAACCCGACGATCCAGCCGATGCGCCGGCGTCGTGCCCGGCGGCGGTCCTCCTCGATGAGCTCCTCGAGGAACTCCGCATCCGGTTCGAAGTGCGTCGGCTCGTTCGCGGCCTGGCGGTTCGGATGCAGCCAGCTGCTGCGGCCCGGACGCGCCGCCGGCACCTCGATGCCCAGCGGATTGCTCGCCGAGCCCACGATCGTCGGCGTGCCGATGAAGACGGGGTGCTGGCCGCCGACGTCGACGAGCACGATCGTGACGTTGTCGGGGGCACCGCCGTCGAGCGCCTGCTTGAGGAGCGCATCGGCCGTGCGGCCCGGTGCGAGCCCCTGTCCGAGCGCCTTCGCGGTGTGGGCGTCGTCGACCACGCCCGACAGCCCGTCGGAGCACATCAGCCACCGGTCGCCGGGCTGGGTGGGCATGATGAACGTGTCGACCTCGGGGTCGGGGTCCATGTCGCCGAGCACGCGCATGAGCACCGACCGGCGCGGGTGGTAGCGCGCCTCCTCGGGCGTGATGCGGCCGGAGTCCACGAGGCGCTGCACGAAGGTGTGGTCGGTCGTGATCTGGGTGAGCGCGCCGTCGCGGTACAGGTAGATGCGCGAGTCGCCGATGTGCGCGATGACGGCGTAGTCGTCGACCATCACGAGCGCGCTGACGGTCGTGCCCATGCCGGCGAGCTCGGGCTTGCGGCCCACCGTCTCGATCAGCTCCGACGCGGTGTCGGCGATCGCGTCGCGCAGGGCGCGTTCGGCGTCGGCCGTGGAGGCGAAGGGCTGGTCGAGCACCGTCAGGCGCGTGATCGCGAGACTCGAGGCCACGTCGCCGCCCGCGTGCCCGCCCATGCCGTCGGCGACGACGAACAGGTTCGACCCGGCGTAGCCGGAATCCTGGTTGTTGGAGCGCACCTTGCCGGTGTGCGAGATCGCGGCGCTCGAGCCCTGGAAGACCATGAAGAGTCCGGGGTCTACTTCCGCAGCTCGAACGTCGTGGCGCCCACCTTGATGGGAGCGCCCAGGCGCACGGGGACGGGAGCGGCCACACGGGTGCCGTCGTGGAACGTGCCGTTCGTGGAGTCGAGGTCCTGGATCATCCACTGCTCGCCCCACAGCACGAGGCGGGCGTGGTGGCTCGAGGTGTAGTCGTCGCGGATGACGAGTCCCGACTCGCTCGAGCGGCCGATCGTCAGCGGCTCGTTGCCCAGGGGCAGCTCCAGCCCGGCCTTCGGTCCGCTCGTGATGACGATGCGCGACGCCGTCGAGGTGGTCGCGGTGGCGCCGGGCGCCGCATCCGGGGTCTTCGGCGCGGCCGGCGGCCGGCTGACCGGCGCGGTCATGTCGTTCGCGCCGCCGGCGGGCGCGGCGACGGGCGCGGGAGCAGGGGCGGCGGCTGCGGCGGCCTCCGGGAGCTTGCGCACCTTGACGCCGAACAGGTCGGCGCGCAGCGAGTAGACGACCGCGAAGACGAAGAACCACAGCAGCAGGAGGAACCCGATGCGCAGCAGCAGGAGAGTGAGCTCGCTCACGCCAGCGGGCCTCCGTCTCGCACGGTGAACGCTCGGGTCGCGTCGGGGTCGGGTCGTCGCACGGGCGCGGCCTGCGCGACGACGCGGAAGACGATGTTCGTGCGGCCGATCGTCACGGTCGCATCCGGGGGCAGCGGCGCCTCGGTGATCTTGCGGCCGTCGAGCGTCGTGCCGTTGGTCGAGCCGAGGTCGCGGACCATCGCGCGCTCACCGTCCCACAGGATCTCGACGTGCTTGCGGCTGGTGCCGGCATCCGCGAGCGTGATGTCGGCGTCGCTGCCGCGCCCGATGATCGTGCGCGCCTTGGTCAGCGGGTGGCGGCGGCCGTCGATGTCGACGACACCGCGCCACGACACGGTGCCCGCGGCGGTCTGCGACTCCACGCGCAGCGTGCCGGTCGACACGCTCTCGTCGCGGTCGATCGTGATGCTCACGGGACCGGCGAACGAATACCCCTGGGTGCGCGCGTGCTTCTGGACGAGGGTGTCGAGCTCATCGCCGAGGGCGGTGCCCAGCTGCCGCATCCGGTCGTCGTCGGCGGGCGAGAGGTGCACGACGAACGTGTTGGGCGCGAGGATGCGGTCGCGGCTGACGACCGCGGACTTCTTGTCGAGCTCGCTGCGCAGCGCCGACGCGATCTCCACCGGCTGGATGCCGCTGCGGAAGGTCTTCGCGAAGGCGCCGTTGACGGCGCGCTCGAGACCCTTCTCGAAACTGTCGAGTAGCCCCACGAGACTCCTTCAGGCAGGCAGACCGGTGGCTACATCGTAGTCAGCGCGCCTGAACAGGCTCTTCATGCGCGATTCCGGGTGTGGCGGAGCGGCGTGATACCCTCGTGAGGTTGAGTGCGCGGACTCGTTCCACGCCTCGCGCGAGTGGCGGAATAGGCAGACGCGCTGGCTTCAGGTGCCAGTGCCCGAAAGGGCGTGGGGGTTCAACTCCCCCCTCGCGCACCACCAGGCCCCGGGTCATCCCCGGGGCCTCTTCCGTTCCCGGGCGTGGGCCCGATGCGCCGCCGTGTGGCGTCGGCGCCCGCGTCGTCGGAGGATCGCGCCGGCGTCGGAGCCTCGCGCTCGGATCATCCGACGTCGGCGCGGATCTCCGACGGTGCGCCGGCGATGGCCGCACTGTAGCGCCGGCGCGAGAGACTTGTCCCACTCGGGGCGGTGTGGACCCGGGATGCGAGTGCGGGCGCCGCGAGCGAGTGAGGGCGCATGGACGAGGACGACGAACTCCGGATGCTGCGCGCTCGCGCCTACGGGCCCGCGGCCGACCTGCATCTCGACCCCGCGGCGCTCCGCCGCCTGCGCGAGCTCGAGGCCGCGCATCGACCCCGGTCCGCCGCTTCCGTCGGCCCCGCGCCCGCTCCATCGGCGCCTGCGCCTGCGCCGGTGACGCCGCCGCCTGGCCCCGCACCCTCCGAGGTGGATGCCGTCGAGGCAGCTCGGGCGCCGCATCCGGTCCGCCGCCCGAGCCGCCTGATACTCGCGGTCCTCGCGGCGGTGGCCGGCGTGCTCGTGGGGGCGGCAGTGGGGGCCGCGGTTCAGGCAGGGTTCGGCGCCGCACCGGATGCCGCGGAAGACGGCGAGGTCGTCGCGACGATCACGCCGGACCCCGACTTCTCGTGGCCGTCGTTCTTCCCCGAGCCGGGCAGCCTGCGCGCGATCGGCTTTGCCGACATGGCGGGCATCACGGTCGTCGCGATCCCGCCCTCGAGCGCCGCCGCGCGCGGCTGGTGCATCTTCACGTACGAGACCGCGCTGCTGGACACCGGCTCGAACAGCTACGCCGGAGACAGCGAGCGGGCCTGCGAGGCCCGGCCCTTCCCCGCGAGCATCGTGATCGACCTCGACCGCGGCCCGCGGAGCCTGCGGGAGGAGTTCCCCGACGCCAGCGCCCTGCGCTTCGTGCTCGACGCCGACCGGCGCGAGGTGCTCGTCTACGCCGGCCGCGACGCGCCGTGACGTCGGAGCCGCGCGGCTTCGTCGGAGCATCAGGCCTGGAAGCTCCGACGTCGGTGCGATCCTCCGACGGTCGGGCGCCGGCCGCCGGCTACTCGAGCGTCGGCGGGAGCACGAAACGGATCTCCTCCGCGTCGCGCCCCAGCCCGGGCGCGAACGCCGTGTCGCGCGAGAGCTCCGTGAACCCGAGCCGCGCGAGCATCGCGGCGGATGCGGCGTTGCCGGCCGCCACCCGCGCATACAGCGGACGCTCGGGCTCGCGGTCGACGAGGAGCCGCAGCGCGGCGGTGCCCACGCCCCGGCCCTGCGCGTGCGGGGCTATCCAGTACGTCACCTCGCGCGCGCCGTCGGTGGAATAGGCGCCCGCCGTGCCGGCGAAGCCGCCGTCCTCCGTCACGACCCACATCGCCGCATCCGGATCGGCCCGCACGCGGGCGATCCACGCGTCGAATGCGACGCGGTCGGCGGGGTCGGCGGCCGTGAACGCCGCCTGAGCCACCGAGCGCGGGTCGCGCATCATGTCGAAGATGGCGTCGAGGTCATCGTCGTCGACGTCGCGCAGGTCGATGTGGGGCACGGAACCACCGTAGAACCCTGCCGTCACACGGGGAATTCCCGGTCGCATACAGACGCATCTATTAGTAGAGTGATCTCCGCCACGCTCGCGTGGCATATCCGGGGGGATCCGTCGACGCCCGGGCTTTGAGCGCATCGCTCGGCCCGGGCGTCGTATGGTTTCGGGCCCCGCCGATGTTCCACGTGCAACGTTTGTGTCACCATCCCGTGCGCCGCGGCGCCATGCGCGTTAGCGTGGGTGTGTCCGGGGCAGACGGCTCCGGCAACACAGAACGGCATGTAATGAGTACCCAGGGCACGGTCAAGTGGTTCAACGCAGAGAAGGGGTTCGGCTTCATCGCGCCCGATGAGGGTGGCGCTGACGTGTTCGCGCACTACACCGCCATCTCCGCGTCCGGATACCGCTCGCTCGAAGAGAACCAGCGCGTCGAGTTCGAGATCGCGCAGGGCCCCAAGGGCCTGCAGGCGGAGAACATCCGCCCCCTCTGAGCCACGCGTGCGCGGCGGGCTCAGCGCTCGCCGCGCACGAGCTCCCAGCCCGCCCCCGCGAACTGCGACAGCGTCGCGGACGGCAGGAATGCCCGCGTCAGCGCTGCGCCGATGCGGGTGAGATCCCCCTCATCGCGGTACAGCAGGTACATCGTCTCGTACCGCGGATGGAACTTCTGCTTGAAGCGGTGCAGTGACGCGAAGCCGTAGACCGGCTCCAGCACGCCTGCCATCCAGTCCTGGATCTCGGCGATCGCGCCCGCCCCTTCGGGGTACTCGTGGGCGAGCGGCGCGCCCGAGAGCGACAGGATCTGCGCCCCCTCCTCGGCGAACGCCTTCGCGGACGAGCCGATGAGGAACTCCATCACGGGGCCGAAGCCGCCGTCGCGCCGCCGCATGAGGTCGAGCGTCCACCCGCGGATCCGGCCCTCGCCGTACACCGGCAGCCACGACAGGAAGCCGTCGACGTCGCCGTTCGGCGACACCGCGAGCGCGAGGCGCACCTCCGGATCGGCCGCCTCGTGGAGCGTCCCGAGGGTGAAGCCCATCTCCGGCAGCCCCCTGTCGCCGACCCAGCCCTCCGAGATCGCACGCAGCTGCTGCTGCACGCCCCACGGCTCATCCCGCCACCGCGAGAGGCGGAACACCATGTCCTCCCGTTCGGCGCGGTTGAACGACGTGCGCACGGCGGCCCACGCCTTCCCGGTGAACTGCAGCCCCGGCAGGTCGACGATCGTGTCGTCCGCCACGACGATGCTCCGCCACTCCGCAGGCACCGCACGGCGCGTCTCCTCCCCCGCGCTGAAGAAGCACGGGACGAGGGCGTTGCGCTCGCACTCGCGCACGAACTCCCGTACGGCGTCGGGGCCGGATGCGGCGGGGCCCAGCGGATCCGCGAGCGCGAGCGCCACGCCCGCCCGCCGCTGGTAGGCCAGAACGTTCGCGCCGTACCACGCGTAGTCATTGCCGTCCCACGTCGCCATCCACGACAGCGTCCCGCCGCCGTGGGCGCGGATCTGCGCCTTGACGTCGTCGCGTGTGGGGCGCGGGCTGAGACCCAGTCGGGCCTTGCGTCGCGCGCGGAACGCGCGCCGCACGAGCACGAGGAAGACGAGCACCAGCGTCCACAGCACCGAGGTCGCCAGGGTCGCGCTGACGTCGCCGTCGAGCGTCGCGTCGACACCCGTGACACCCGCGACTGCGATGACCGCGACCAGCAGCACCCCCACCAGCACGTTCAGGCTCGCCAGCACGAGGCTCACGACCCACGCCCAGCGGCGACCACGCCGCATCCCGTCCGACACCACCAGGATGAGGAACGCGTCGATCGCGAAGTCCTCCCACGAAGCGGCGTACGGCTCGGTCGTGCCGAAGGGACCCGATGTCGGAACGAGGAGTGTGACGAGCTGGATGATGCCGAGCACGACGAGCATCGCGAAAGCGAGCAGGCGCTGCTCGCGCATGCTCACGCGCTGGGGCCGGAGCGACCGGCTCGCGCCGAGCACGAGCAGCACGGCGAGCAGGTGCTCGAGGTCGGCGACGCTCCCCCAGAACAGCAGCGCGAGGAAGACGAACGCGACGAGCACGATCCACGCGCGCAGCCGCCACGGCGCCACGAACAGCGACACGGCGGCCGCGATGCACGCCAGCGCGCCGCCCGACGGCCCGACATCGAGTGCCGCCGCCTGCGCCTGCGCCCAGGGCCACGGCAGCAGCGCGCCCGCCCACAGCACGAGCGCCGCGGCGAGCACCGCGAACAGCTGACCGACGCCGAAGTACGCCAGCGCGACGCGCCAGCCGCGCCGGTACTCCAGATACGCCATGCCCCACAGGCTCGCGATCGTGAGGGCGTAGACCCACGGCTGGTCGATCACGAACGTGCCGGTGACCGGCGTCCACCACCGGCCCGCCTCGATCGCGGGCAGGCCGTAGGCGAAAGGCTCCCACAGCGGCGAGCTGCGGAACGGCTGCCACAGGGCCGCAGTGAGCACGCCGACGACGAGGAGCACCGCGACGAGGGCGAGGGTCGCCGGGATGCGGCGCGGGATCCCCGCGATCACTTGGGCGACGGTCGGACGCTCGGCCATGCCCACACCCTAGAGTGCGACGGAGCCGTCCGCGCGGATGATCGTGTGAGCGCCGGGCGTCAGTCCTCGGGCAGGAGGAGCAGGCGCTGCAGCTGCGCCGCATCCGCGACGCTGGCCTGCGCGCCTTCGGCCTCGTGCGGCCAGCTGAAGCCCCACTGCACGAAGATCACCGGAACGCCGACCTCGGCGCCGCCCTCGACATCGTGGTGCCGGTCGCCGACGAGCACGGGCCGGCTCGTGTCGACGCCGGCGGCCTCCAGGCGACGCAGCGCTTCGCGCACGATGTCGGACTTGGCGCTGAGCGTGCGCTCATCCGGGGTGGCACCCACCATGGCCGTGAAGTACGGGGCGAGCTCGAAGTGGTCCATGAGCGCCACGACCTGGGCCTCGGGCTTGGAGCTGGCGGTCGCCTGCGGGATGCCGGCGGCGGCGACCGCGGCGATGACGTCGGCCACGCTCGGGAAGAGCTTCGCGCTGGAGGTGTAGCCCTCCTCCTTGTTCAGCTGCCGGTAGAACGCGACCGCCTCGACCGCCTGCTCTGGCGTCATGCCGACATTGGCCTGGAACGACTCGAACATGGGCGGACCGATCCACCGCGACAGCTCGCCGCGCGTCGGGGGCTGCATCCCGAAATGCTGGAGCGTGATCGACAGCCGCCGCAGGATGCCCTCCGACGCGTCGACGATCGTGCCGTCGACGTCCCACAGGACGCAGGACCAGGGAGAGCGCACGGGCATACCCCCACGCTACCCGCGCGGGGAGCGCGCGGAATTCAGGCTCAGGCGTCGCGCGCGGCCATCCATGCGCCCGGAATGGCGGCGGAGCCTGAATTCTGCGGGCGGCGGGAGGTCAGAAGAGCCGGAGGTGGCCCGAGTCGACGCCCTTCATCTCCTCGTAGTCGAGGGTCAGGCAGCGGATGCCGCGGTCGGTGGCGAGCACGCGCGCCTGCGGCTTGATCTCCTGGGCCGCGAAGATCCCGGTGACGGGCGCCAGATGCGGGTCGCGGTTCAGCAGGTCGAGGTAGCGCGTCAGCTGCTCGACGCCGTCGATGTCGCCGCGACGCTTGACCTCGATCGCGATCGTGCCGCCCGCGGGGTCGCGCAGCAGCAGGTCGACCGGGCCGATGGCCGTGGGGAACTCGCGACGCACGAGGGTCAGCCCCTCCCCCACGATCGACACCTGTTCGGCGAGCAGCCGCTGCAGATCGGCTTCGACGCCGTCCTTCACCAGCCCCGGGTCGACGCCGAGGTCGTGCGACGAGTCGTGCAGCACTTCGTGGATGCGCACGAGCAGGGCGTCGCCGGTCTTCGCGTGCGTGACGCGCCAGCGCTCGATGACGCCGTCTTCGAGGTCCGCCGCATCCGGGGCCTCGGCCACGAGGGTGCACGGCGGGCTCATCCAGTTCAGCGGCTTGTACGACCCGCCATCGGAGTGCACGAGGAGGCTGCCGTCGCCCTTGTGGACGAGCAGACGGGTCGCCAGCGGCAGGTGCGCGTTGAGCCGGCCGGTGTAGTCGACGGAGCAGCGGGCGATGACGAGACGCACCCGACGAGCCTAATCCTCCGCGCGGGCGGCGCTCCGGGCGGATGCCTCGGGTGCGGCCGCCGGTGCGAGCGGGCGCGCGGCGCCGGAGAAGAAGCCCGACAGCACGATCAAGCCGACGATGACCAGGAGCGTGTTGAGCAGACCCAGGTGCTCGCTGATGAAGCCGAGGATCGGCGGGCCGCACAGGAACGCGACGTAGCCGATCGTCGCGGCCGCAGCCACGCGCGAGGCGGCCTTGGCCGGGTCGTCGGCGGCCGCCGACATGCCGAGCGGGAAGCCGAGGGACGCGCCCATCCCCCACAGCGCCGCGCCGACGAACACGAGCGGCAGGTTCGGCGCGTAGATGAACAGGACGAGGCCCGCCGTCGCGGTGACCGCGAGCGCCCGCAGCACGACCACGCGGCCGAGCAGGTCGACGAGCGGGCCGCCGAAGACGCGGACGACCGTCATCGCGACGGAGAAGACCGTGAGGGCAGCGGCGCCGACCGCCTCGGCTCCCCCGTGGTCCTCCACGACGGCGAGCGGCAGCCAGTCGTTCGCCCCGCCCTCCGCGAACGCCATGCCGAGCATGATGACCCCGAGAGCGTACGTCCGCGGCTCCTTCCACGCGGACAGGGCGGTGTGGAGGCGTTCGGTCCACCGCTGCGGCGGAGCATCCGACATCACGTCCATCGCGGCCTCGCGCGGCGGTACGTTCGCGACGCTGACGAAGGCCAGCAGCACGATGACGCCCGCGACGATGCCGGTGTGGACCGCGACGCCCACTCCCGCGAACGCGGCCAGCGCGCCGGCGGCCGCGCCGATCACGGTGCCGAAGCTGAAGAACGCGTGGAACAGCGGCAGGATCGTACGGCCGGTGTACTTCTCGATCGCGGCGCCCTCGACGTTCATCATGACGTCGACGGCGCCGTTGCCGAAGCCGAACAGCATGAGCCCCGCCATCGCCACGCCGTACACGCGCAGCACGTCCGCGCCGAGGCCGACGAGCGCGGCGCCGGCCGCGACGAACAGGAGTGCGGCGAGCATCCCCCGCCGGGCGCCTACGCGGGCGAGGACGACCGGCGCGACCGACAGACCGATGATCGAGGCCACGCCCATCGCGAGCAGGAGCAGGCCGATGCCGAGGTTGTCGACGCCCAGCTCGTCCTTGATCGCCGGCACGCGCGACGCCCACGTGGAGATGCTCAGGCCGCTCGCGAGGAAGATGGCGAAGATCGCGGTGCGCCAGCGCACCAGTTGCGCCCGGCTCAGCTGCAGGTCCATCCCGCCAGCGTACCGGTTGCGCCGAATCGATTCGAGACGCGCCGCCGGGCGGTGACGGCCCCGGGGTACGATGCCGGGATGAAGGCGCGCCGAGCCACGATCAGCGACGTCGCCCGCGAGGCCGGCGTCGCGGCATCGACGGCGTCGGTGGTCTTCAGCGGCCGCATGCCGGTCTCGGATGCGACGCGTCAGCGGGTGCTCGACGCCGCCCAGCGGCTCGGCTACACCGGCCCCGACCCCCGCGCCGCGTCGCTGCGGCGCGGACGCTCGGGCATCGTCGCGGTCGTGCTCGAGGAGCGTCTGGGCGTCGCCTTCTCCGACCCGGTCATGACGCTGCAGATGGACGGCCTCACGGAGGGCGTCGCGCGCGTGGGCGCCGGCGTGCTTCTGCTGCGGGACGACCCGGATGCGCCAGGGGAGCCGTCGCTCACGACCGCGCCGCT
This genomic window contains:
- a CDS encoding HAD hydrolase-like protein, with protein sequence MPVRSPWSCVLWDVDGTIVDASEGILRRLSITLQHFGMQPPTRGELSRWIGPPMFESFQANVGMTPEQAVEAVAFYRQLNKEEGYTSSAKLFPSVADVIAAVAAAGIPQATASSKPEAQVVALMDHFELAPYFTAMVGATPDERTLSAKSDIVREALRRLEAAGVDTSRPVLVGDRHHDVEGGAEVGVPVIFVQWGFSWPHEAEGAQASVADAAQLQRLLLLPED
- a CDS encoding MFS transporter; translation: MDLQLSRAQLVRWRTAIFAIFLASGLSISTWASRVPAIKDELGVDNLGIGLLLLAMGVASIIGLSVAPVVLARVGARRGMLAALLFVAAGAALVGLGADVLRVYGVAMAGLMLFGFGNGAVDVMMNVEGAAIEKYTGRTILPLFHAFFSFGTVIGAAAGALAAFAGVGVAVHTGIVAGVIVLLAFVSVANVPPREAAMDVMSDAPPQRWTERLHTALSAWKEPRTYALGVIMLGMAFAEGGANDWLPLAVVEDHGGAEAVGAAALTVFSVAMTVVRVFGGPLVDLLGRVVVLRALAVTATAGLVLFIYAPNLPLVFVGAALWGMGASLGFPLGMSAAADDPAKAASRVAAAATIGYVAFLCGPPILGFISEHLGLLNTLLVIVGLIVLSGFFSGAARPLAPAAAPEASARSAARAED
- a CDS encoding DUF2156 domain-containing protein, translating into MAERPTVAQVIAGIPRRIPATLALVAVLLVVGVLTAALWQPFRSSPLWEPFAYGLPAIEAGRWWTPVTGTFVIDQPWVYALTIASLWGMAYLEYRRGWRVALAYFGVGQLFAVLAAALVLWAGALLPWPWAQAQAAALDVGPSGGALACIAAAVSLFVAPWRLRAWIVLVAFVFLALLFWGSVADLEHLLAVLLVLGASRSLRPQRVSMREQRLLAFAMLVVLGIIQLVTLLVPTSGPFGTTEPYAASWEDFAIDAFLILVVSDGMRRGRRWAWVVSLVLASLNVLVGVLLVAVIAVAGVTGVDATLDGDVSATLATSVLWTLVLVFLVLVRRAFRARRKARLGLSPRPTRDDVKAQIRAHGGGTLSWMATWDGNDYAWYGANVLAYQRRAGVALALADPLGPAASGPDAVREFVRECERNALVPCFFSAGEETRRAVPAEWRSIVVADDTIVDLPGLQFTGKAWAAVRTSFNRAEREDMVFRLSRWRDEPWGVQQQLRAISEGWVGDRGLPEMGFTLGTLHEAADPEVRLALAVSPNGDVDGFLSWLPVYGEGRIRGWTLDLMRRRDGGFGPVMEFLIGSSAKAFAEEGAQILSLSGAPLAHEYPEGAGAIAEIQDWMAGVLEPVYGFASLHRFKQKFHPRYETMYLLYRDEGDLTRIGAALTRAFLPSATLSQFAGAGWELVRGER
- the nucS gene encoding endonuclease NucS, with amino-acid sequence MRLVIARCSVDYTGRLNAHLPLATRLLVHKGDGSLLVHSDGGSYKPLNWMSPPCTLVAEAPDAADLEDGVIERWRVTHAKTGDALLVRIHEVLHDSSHDLGVDPGLVKDGVEADLQRLLAEQVSIVGEGLTLVRREFPTAIGPVDLLLRDPAGGTIAIEVKRRGDIDGVEQLTRYLDLLNRDPHLAPVTGIFAAQEIKPQARVLATDRGIRCLTLDYEEMKGVDSGHLRLF